In Myxococcus stipitatus, the following are encoded in one genomic region:
- a CDS encoding alpha/beta hydrolase has translation MKTLLAALLTLPLLACGPASEPEPTEAPPAVETAEQSSELSSVGPRERSVRLRTGVTLRYVEQGSRHGPAVVFLHGYTDSHHTWDLNLPLFSRDFHIYALDQRGHGDSTRPVCCYTQQSFAADVAAFLDAVGERRAIIVGHSMGSFIAQQVALDYPRRVEALVLVGSAPTVSGNEVALFLKSVVDEQVGTVDPAFVRDFQSSTFVRPVPASYLDTLISESLKVPARVWQDALDGLLAEDHSARLSTLRVPVLVVGGDQDGFFPVAQQQALVNALPDARFILYPNTGHAPHAELPRTFVRDVSQFMHRVAH, from the coding sequence ATGAAGACGCTTCTGGCCGCCCTGCTGACGCTGCCCCTGCTCGCTTGTGGTCCCGCTTCCGAGCCCGAGCCCACCGAGGCCCCCCCAGCGGTGGAGACCGCCGAGCAGTCCAGCGAGCTGTCGTCCGTGGGGCCTCGCGAGCGCTCCGTCCGCCTGCGCACGGGCGTGACGCTGCGCTACGTGGAGCAGGGCTCGCGCCATGGCCCCGCCGTCGTCTTCCTCCACGGCTACACCGACTCGCACCACACCTGGGACTTGAACCTTCCGCTCTTCTCCCGGGACTTCCACATCTACGCGCTGGACCAGCGCGGTCACGGCGACTCGACCCGCCCCGTGTGTTGCTACACGCAGCAGTCCTTCGCCGCGGACGTGGCGGCCTTCCTCGACGCCGTGGGTGAGCGCCGCGCCATCATCGTGGGCCACTCCATGGGCAGCTTCATCGCGCAGCAGGTGGCGCTGGACTACCCGCGCCGCGTGGAGGCCCTGGTGCTGGTCGGCTCGGCGCCCACCGTCTCCGGCAACGAGGTGGCCCTGTTCCTCAAGTCCGTCGTCGATGAGCAGGTCGGCACCGTCGACCCGGCCTTCGTGCGCGACTTCCAGTCGAGCACCTTCGTGCGCCCCGTGCCCGCGTCCTATCTGGACACCCTCATCTCGGAGAGCCTGAAGGTCCCCGCGCGCGTGTGGCAGGACGCTCTCGATGGCCTGCTCGCGGAGGACCACTCCGCGCGCCTGTCCACCCTCCGCGTGCCCGTGCTCGTGGTGGGCGGAGACCAGGACGGCTTCTTCCCCGTCGCGCAGCAGCAGGCGCTCGTCAACGCGCTGCCCGACGCGCGCTTCATCCTCTACCCGAACACGGGCCATGCGCCCCACGCGGAGCTGCCGCGGACCTTCGTGCGCGACGTCAGCCAGTTCATGCACCGCGTGGCGCACTGA
- the popC gene encoding subtilisin-like protease PopC has protein sequence MKSYLLVPKESIETQARVGPRGTQQGERVLPRTTALRFAVANRAPDTLSSLGMRSATLPGPRPPVSGEEARKRVSKGSRIKRPTTRGADATVPPLPGAPVTEQTGSEAGSFRFMPLIGATMAHFYSEATETEARGELASDFEFIPDVVPLSFPGPVSAGQSGPRNRGMSSLAQREWPDESGVPLAHAQGIRGAGVLLGVLDTGVDADHPEHAARVIQFRYVSLFPNSPHNPARDIRGFDPDGHGTHVCGIAAGTHHGVAPEVDLYVASVIESETIRTSLGRVAAGMEWLLHQFSSPQNVTRPAVVNLSLGFPLKPPPGISEADYKLNQRALQTMIRRLLDSNVLPVVAAGNSGPDTVGYPAAFEESLAVGAVDFERNVAHFSASGVVERRVVPDVMGYGVNVYSSTERRCNNQAFYERMSGTSMAAPYVAGIAALYRCRAPDLTALEVRDLILANAVKLPRSNGHRTGKGLAVFR, from the coding sequence ATGAAGTCCTACCTGTTGGTTCCCAAGGAGTCCATCGAGACGCAGGCCCGCGTGGGGCCTCGCGGTACGCAGCAGGGCGAGCGCGTGTTGCCTCGCACCACGGCCCTTCGTTTCGCGGTCGCCAACCGCGCGCCGGACACCCTGTCGTCGCTGGGCATGCGCTCCGCCACGCTGCCCGGTCCGCGTCCTCCCGTCAGTGGAGAGGAGGCGCGCAAGCGGGTGTCGAAGGGCTCTCGCATCAAGCGCCCCACCACGCGCGGTGCGGACGCCACGGTTCCGCCGCTTCCGGGCGCGCCCGTGACGGAGCAGACCGGCAGCGAGGCGGGCAGCTTCCGCTTCATGCCGCTCATCGGTGCCACCATGGCGCACTTCTATTCAGAGGCCACGGAGACCGAGGCGCGGGGCGAGTTGGCCAGCGACTTCGAGTTCATCCCCGACGTCGTGCCCCTGTCCTTCCCCGGCCCCGTGTCGGCGGGACAGTCCGGCCCGCGCAACCGGGGCATGAGCTCGCTTGCCCAGCGCGAGTGGCCCGACGAGAGCGGCGTGCCCCTGGCTCATGCCCAGGGCATCCGCGGCGCGGGCGTGCTGCTGGGCGTGCTGGACACGGGCGTGGACGCGGACCACCCCGAGCACGCCGCTCGCGTCATCCAGTTCCGCTACGTGTCGCTGTTCCCCAACTCGCCGCACAATCCGGCGCGAGACATTCGCGGCTTCGACCCGGACGGCCACGGCACCCACGTGTGTGGCATCGCCGCGGGCACGCACCACGGCGTCGCGCCGGAGGTGGACCTCTACGTCGCGTCCGTCATCGAGTCGGAGACCATCCGCACCAGCCTGGGCCGCGTGGCCGCGGGCATGGAGTGGCTGCTGCACCAGTTCAGCAGCCCGCAGAACGTCACGCGTCCCGCGGTGGTGAACCTCTCCCTGGGGTTTCCGCTCAAGCCGCCGCCGGGAATCTCGGAGGCGGACTACAAGCTCAACCAGCGCGCGCTCCAGACGATGATTCGTCGGCTGCTGGACAGCAACGTGCTGCCTGTTGTCGCGGCAGGCAACAGTGGACCCGACACGGTTGGTTATCCAGCCGCCTTTGAAGAGTCCCTGGCCGTGGGGGCAGTCGACTTCGAGCGCAACGTGGCTCATTTCTCCGCGAGCGGCGTCGTGGAGCGCCGTGTCGTACCCGACGTCATGGGTTACGGAGTGAATGTGTATTCCAGCACCGAGCGACGTTGTAACAATCAGGCATTCTACGAACGAATGAGTGGCACGAGCATGGCGGCGCCTTATGTAGCGGGTATCGCGGCGCTCTATCGGTGCCGTGCCCCTGACTTGACGGCGCTTGAGGTGCGGGATTTGATTTTGGCCAATGCGGTCAAGCTTCCTCGCTCCAACGGACATCGGACGGGCAAGGGCCTGGCTGTATTCAGGTGA
- a CDS encoding GreA/GreB family elongation factor yields the protein MSLDKQALMHQLAERLQQSDRLAHRAEAEAREAARSLATESEKKEDGRAALEFGSLATGQAHRARRVQEELQALTNFGRGPMPRFPRQGPVGLGALVDVSTEDEEGFAERTFFMLPVGAGTELTGPGGDGFLSVITPASPVGKALMGRKAGDTIEVTLAGEVREWTVLEVA from the coding sequence ATGTCACTCGACAAGCAGGCTCTGATGCACCAGCTCGCCGAGCGCCTCCAGCAGAGCGACAGGCTGGCCCACCGGGCGGAAGCCGAGGCACGCGAGGCGGCTCGCAGCCTGGCCACCGAGTCGGAGAAGAAGGAAGACGGCCGCGCCGCCCTGGAGTTCGGCAGTCTGGCCACGGGCCAGGCCCACCGCGCCCGCCGTGTGCAGGAGGAACTCCAGGCGCTCACCAACTTCGGCCGCGGCCCCATGCCCCGCTTTCCGCGCCAGGGCCCCGTGGGCCTGGGCGCCCTGGTGGACGTGAGCACCGAGGACGAGGAAGGCTTCGCCGAGCGCACCTTCTTCATGCTGCCCGTGGGCGCGGGCACCGAGCTCACCGGCCCCGGCGGCGACGGCTTCCTGTCCGTCATCACCCCCGCCTCCCCCGTGGGCAAGGCCCTCATGGGACGCAAGGCAGGCGACACCATCGAAGTCACCCTGGCTGGCGAGGTGCGTGAGTGGACGGTGCTCGAGGTGGCCTGA
- a CDS encoding DMT family transporter, which translates to MNRTAGFLIVALSGVCFGALGLFGRLAYAAGTDVPTLLFLRFTGAGVVLGSAMVVTRQSLPRGRLLFNLILLGAVGYVSEAGVYFTALKYAPAGLVALLLYSFPALVALLQVFVFRERLGRLKWVAVVLALCGTALTADLRQGEVTPLGVFLGVLSAVIYALYVVLSARAAGKAGPLASSTVILFSAGLTFGLAVLVRGPSFPTTTLGWGAVVGLAFISTVVAVLLFFVGMARIGPVNTSLVSNMEPLTAVVLSVLFLDERLSLRQVLGGALILGAAVLLARSDMPGASLGAAEPAKSEETAPGAG; encoded by the coding sequence ATGAACCGCACCGCTGGCTTCCTCATCGTGGCCCTGTCCGGGGTGTGCTTCGGCGCGCTCGGGCTCTTCGGCCGCCTCGCCTATGCGGCGGGCACCGATGTCCCCACGCTGCTCTTCCTGCGCTTCACGGGGGCGGGCGTGGTGCTGGGCTCAGCCATGGTGGTGACGCGCCAGTCGCTGCCGAGAGGGCGGCTGCTCTTCAACCTCATCCTGCTGGGCGCGGTGGGGTACGTGAGCGAGGCGGGCGTCTACTTCACCGCGCTCAAGTACGCGCCCGCGGGCCTCGTGGCCCTGCTGCTCTATTCCTTCCCCGCGCTGGTGGCGCTGCTCCAGGTGTTCGTCTTCCGCGAGCGCCTGGGCCGGCTCAAGTGGGTGGCGGTGGTGCTGGCCCTGTGCGGCACGGCGCTGACGGCGGACCTGCGCCAGGGCGAGGTGACGCCGCTGGGCGTCTTCCTGGGGGTGTTGTCCGCGGTCATCTACGCGCTCTACGTCGTCTTGAGCGCGAGGGCGGCGGGGAAGGCGGGCCCCCTGGCCTCCAGCACCGTCATCCTCTTTTCGGCGGGGCTCACCTTCGGCCTCGCGGTGCTGGTGCGAGGGCCGTCCTTCCCCACGACGACGCTGGGCTGGGGCGCGGTGGTGGGGCTGGCCTTCATCTCCACCGTCGTCGCCGTGCTCCTCTTCTTCGTGGGCATGGCGCGCATCGGCCCGGTGAACACGTCGCTGGTGTCCAACATGGAGCCGCTGACGGCGGTGGTGCTGAGCGTGCTCTTCCTGGATGAGCGGCTCAGCTTGCGCCAGGTGCTGGGCGGCGCGCTCATCCTCGGCGCCGCCGTGTTGCTGGCCCGCTCCGACATGCCCGGCGCGAGCCTGGGGGCCGCCGAGCCCGCGAAGTCCGAGGAGACCGCGCCCGGCGCGGGGTGA
- a CDS encoding FAD-dependent oxidoreductase, with protein MTAKKVVVVGGGLGGLTAAALLARGGCSVTLFERSKHLGGRGQTSEVEGFRFNLGPRALARAGAGMRVLGRLGVTPQGSVPGQKGGTYALRAGRLHPLPRGPVSLLTTDLLGLAGKLELARFLGALPRVDADALENVPAREWLRTRVASEEVRDVAGALVRVASYCADLEGLSAQAAVRQLQQGLKGNVLYVDEGWGSLVTRVAAVARDAGARVEVSAKVERVVVKDGRVEGLRMGDGTVLAADAVVVAGAPGDVASLMPGDEVLEGEAAAAIPVRAATLELGLSRLPKPQALFALGIDGPWYASVHSAYAKLGPEGGAMVHVMKYLTEADAEASEAELEVVMDTLQPGWREVLVARRFRPSLVVTHLLPTAKAGGLSGRPTAKVPHVSGLYRVGDWVGEEGMLVDASFASAEVVEQALLRGERHAEPVRMAMGA; from the coding sequence ATGACGGCGAAGAAGGTGGTGGTGGTGGGCGGGGGCTTGGGTGGGCTCACGGCGGCGGCGTTGCTGGCGCGGGGTGGGTGCTCGGTGACGTTGTTCGAGCGCTCCAAGCACCTGGGTGGACGGGGGCAGACGTCCGAGGTCGAGGGGTTCCGATTCAACCTGGGACCTCGAGCGCTCGCGAGGGCGGGGGCGGGGATGCGGGTGCTCGGGCGGTTGGGGGTGACGCCGCAGGGAAGCGTCCCGGGGCAGAAGGGTGGGACCTATGCGCTGAGGGCGGGGCGGCTGCACCCGCTGCCTCGGGGGCCAGTGTCGCTCTTGACGACGGACCTGTTGGGCCTGGCGGGCAAGCTGGAGCTGGCGCGGTTCCTGGGGGCCCTGCCTCGAGTCGACGCGGACGCGTTGGAGAACGTGCCGGCGCGCGAGTGGCTGCGGACGCGTGTGGCGAGCGAGGAGGTGCGCGACGTCGCGGGAGCGTTGGTGCGGGTGGCCAGCTACTGCGCGGACCTGGAGGGGCTCAGTGCCCAGGCGGCGGTGCGGCAGCTCCAGCAGGGGCTCAAGGGGAACGTGCTGTACGTGGACGAGGGCTGGGGCTCGCTCGTGACGCGCGTGGCGGCGGTCGCGAGGGACGCGGGGGCGAGGGTGGAGGTCTCCGCGAAGGTGGAGCGTGTCGTCGTGAAGGACGGCCGGGTGGAGGGGCTGAGGATGGGGGATGGGACGGTGCTCGCGGCGGACGCGGTGGTGGTGGCGGGGGCGCCAGGGGATGTGGCTTCGCTGATGCCGGGTGACGAGGTGCTGGAGGGCGAGGCCGCCGCGGCGATTCCGGTGAGGGCCGCGACGCTGGAGCTGGGCCTGTCGCGGCTGCCGAAGCCGCAGGCGCTCTTCGCGCTGGGCATCGACGGGCCGTGGTACGCGTCGGTGCACTCGGCCTACGCGAAGCTGGGGCCCGAGGGAGGCGCCATGGTGCACGTCATGAAGTACCTGACGGAGGCGGACGCCGAGGCGAGCGAGGCGGAGCTGGAGGTGGTGATGGACACGCTGCAACCGGGGTGGCGCGAGGTCCTGGTGGCCCGGCGCTTCCGGCCCTCGCTGGTGGTGACGCACCTGCTGCCCACCGCGAAGGCGGGAGGCCTGTCCGGCCGGCCCACGGCCAAGGTGCCCCATGTCAGCGGGCTGTACCGAGTGGGTGACTGGGTGGGCGAGGAGGGCATGTTGGTGGACGCGTCCTTCGCCAGCGCGGAGGTGGTGGAGCAGGCGCTGCTGCGGGGCGAGCGACATGCGGAGCCTGTTCGGATGGCGATGGGGGCCTGA
- a CDS encoding rhodanese-like domain-containing protein: MTPQELSQKARQLVAEGAVLLDVRTPQEFQQGHPDAARNIPVQELPQRLKEVGPPGTRVVVYCAAGGRSAVAAQLLRSNGFPDVFDLRSVNNW, encoded by the coding sequence ATGACGCCCCAGGAACTGTCCCAGAAGGCCCGGCAGCTCGTCGCGGAAGGCGCGGTGCTGCTGGATGTGCGCACGCCCCAGGAGTTTCAGCAGGGGCACCCGGATGCCGCCCGCAACATCCCCGTGCAGGAGCTGCCCCAGCGCCTGAAGGAGGTGGGCCCGCCCGGCACTCGCGTGGTGGTGTACTGCGCCGCCGGAGGCCGCAGCGCCGTGGCCGCACAGCTTTTGCGCTCCAACGGTTTCCCGGACGTCTTCGACCTGCGGTCCGTGAACAACTGGTAA
- a CDS encoding ATP-binding protein encodes MGPDTRESGKKMSLLPAPRIHQAPSLPTLPLTWPAALIGLMCGVLMTYVPYEFRMAAFRPLYPYVRLLGLTYLAGSICLMGALLYPRAPRWMDLGGRVLLGMAMALYWWVLNVLPGGFTGTILYPLFFVGLLLEAWPSMRQRPILRTVVALTGAAFGVALLSTPERFPLSIYAHLAPLLPWVGLLFTASAVGLLMPAHWLPSRASNVLMLALAVPFAMLGYGLARGSSWLGASVYMVLALSCVAQAGQWRPRAPRTVGWKLLRGLAFAGLVPLLALGGLAAYLAQRAIEQQVRDDTRYAAAGEADFLRRYLDDSRESLHLLLESPGFRAALASGERERLVPYLTNLASRERTFHAALTLDERAQVLATSEGVEGWGFQAHELFPEPTTPGELPLSLPFTRPPNRPLVAVALPFELEGAHSGVLVGLLSLERLSEAATPASQRFRVQVLDRRGKRILRDTTPGAQLLGEAHLPEALDAELERPGGGVLEAFDAADRRVLAAEAPVEASPWSVVVTQELGVAYAAITRMSAAVVGLVLLGVVMALGLSQLVARDIIRRLDTLREATGALAAGDLTRRVEVEEDDELGELVRGFNDMADRTGATQEELKEAVRAREEFLSVASHELRTPLTPLKGFAALSLQRLEKAADFPERERLLKALRSMARQTERLARLVDDLLDTARIQGGRFDLERNRVDLIPVLREVMERFELRGEGGIAFELCVPEHPVEGDWDAPRLDQVLTNLVSNAVRYSPQGGAVHVTLEEARDYILVHVRDQGIGIPPESLAGLFRPFARASNATARHYGGLGLGLFICREIVERHGGAIWAESPGPQQGSSFHVRLPRHLMPHVTDVAA; translated from the coding sequence ATGGGCCCTGACACGCGTGAATCGGGGAAGAAGATGTCTCTACTTCCCGCCCCGCGAATACATCAGGCGCCCTCCCTCCCGACGCTGCCCCTCACCTGGCCCGCCGCGCTCATCGGCCTGATGTGCGGTGTGCTCATGACGTATGTGCCGTACGAGTTCCGGATGGCCGCGTTCCGGCCCCTGTACCCGTACGTCCGGCTGCTCGGGCTCACCTACCTGGCCGGCAGCATCTGCCTGATGGGGGCGCTGCTGTATCCGCGCGCCCCTCGGTGGATGGACCTGGGGGGCCGCGTGCTGCTCGGCATGGCCATGGCCCTGTACTGGTGGGTGCTCAACGTGCTGCCCGGCGGCTTCACGGGCACCATCCTGTACCCGCTGTTCTTCGTGGGCCTGCTGCTGGAGGCGTGGCCCTCCATGCGCCAGCGCCCCATCCTGCGCACCGTGGTGGCCCTCACCGGCGCCGCGTTCGGCGTGGCGCTGCTCTCCACGCCCGAGCGCTTCCCGCTGTCCATCTACGCGCACCTGGCGCCGCTGCTCCCGTGGGTCGGCCTGTTGTTCACCGCCAGCGCCGTGGGGCTCCTGATGCCCGCGCACTGGCTGCCCTCGCGCGCATCCAATGTCCTGATGCTCGCCCTGGCCGTGCCCTTCGCGATGTTGGGGTATGGCCTGGCGCGAGGCTCGTCGTGGCTGGGCGCCAGCGTCTACATGGTGCTGGCCCTGTCGTGTGTGGCCCAGGCGGGACAGTGGAGGCCTCGCGCGCCGCGCACCGTGGGGTGGAAGCTCCTGCGCGGGCTGGCCTTCGCGGGGTTGGTGCCCTTGCTCGCGCTGGGGGGACTCGCGGCGTACCTGGCGCAGCGGGCCATCGAGCAGCAGGTGCGCGATGACACGCGCTACGCGGCCGCCGGCGAGGCCGACTTCCTGCGGCGCTACCTGGATGACTCGCGCGAGTCCCTGCACCTGCTGCTGGAGTCTCCGGGGTTCCGAGCGGCGCTCGCGAGTGGAGAGCGCGAGCGGCTGGTGCCGTACCTCACCAACCTGGCCTCGAGGGAGCGGACCTTCCACGCCGCGCTCACGCTGGACGAGCGCGCCCAGGTGCTGGCCACCTCCGAGGGCGTGGAGGGCTGGGGCTTCCAGGCCCATGAGCTGTTCCCCGAGCCCACCACTCCGGGCGAGCTTCCCCTGTCCCTGCCCTTCACCCGTCCCCCCAACCGGCCGCTGGTGGCCGTGGCGCTGCCCTTCGAGCTGGAGGGCGCGCACAGTGGAGTGCTGGTGGGCCTGTTGTCCCTGGAGCGGCTGAGCGAGGCCGCGACGCCCGCGTCCCAGCGCTTCCGCGTGCAGGTGTTGGACAGACGTGGGAAGCGAATCCTGCGCGACACCACGCCCGGCGCGCAGCTGTTGGGTGAGGCCCATCTGCCCGAGGCGCTCGACGCGGAGCTGGAGCGCCCCGGCGGCGGCGTGCTGGAGGCGTTCGACGCGGCGGACCGGCGCGTGCTGGCGGCGGAGGCGCCCGTGGAGGCGTCCCCCTGGAGCGTGGTGGTGACGCAGGAGCTGGGCGTGGCGTACGCGGCGATTACGCGCATGAGCGCGGCGGTGGTCGGGCTGGTGCTGCTGGGGGTGGTGATGGCGCTGGGGCTCTCGCAGCTCGTCGCGCGAGACATCATCCGCCGGCTGGACACGCTGCGCGAGGCGACGGGTGCGCTCGCCGCCGGAGACCTGACGCGGCGAGTGGAGGTGGAGGAGGACGACGAGCTGGGCGAGCTGGTGCGCGGCTTCAACGACATGGCGGACCGCACCGGCGCCACGCAGGAGGAGTTGAAGGAGGCCGTCCGCGCGCGCGAGGAGTTCCTCAGCGTGGCGAGCCATGAGCTGCGCACGCCGCTGACGCCGCTCAAGGGCTTCGCCGCGCTCTCACTCCAGCGGTTGGAGAAGGCGGCCGACTTCCCGGAGCGGGAGCGGCTGCTCAAGGCGCTGCGCTCCATGGCCCGGCAGACCGAGCGGCTGGCGCGGTTGGTGGATGACCTGCTCGACACCGCGCGCATCCAGGGTGGCCGCTTCGATTTGGAGCGCAACCGCGTGGACCTCATCCCCGTGCTGCGCGAGGTGATGGAGCGCTTCGAGCTGCGAGGTGAGGGAGGCATCGCCTTCGAGCTGTGCGTGCCCGAGCATCCCGTGGAGGGCGACTGGGACGCGCCCCGGTTGGACCAGGTGCTCACCAACCTGGTGAGCAACGCCGTGCGCTACTCGCCGCAAGGAGGCGCCGTGCACGTGACGCTGGAGGAGGCACGTGACTACATCCTCGTCCACGTGAGGGACCAGGGCATCGGCATTCCGCCGGAGAGCCTGGCGGGACTGTTCCGCCCCTTCGCCCGCGCGTCCAACGCCACCGCGCGCCACTACGGCGGCCTGGGCCTGGGGCTCTTCATCTGCCGCGAAATCGTGGAGCGCCACGGCGGCGCCATCTGGGCGGAGAGCCCCGGCCCGCAGCAGGGCAGCTCGTTCCATGTCCGACTGCCACGCCACCTCATGCCCCACGTCACCGACGTGGCCGCGTGA
- a CDS encoding prolipoprotein diacylglyceryl transferase — translation MIPYWHAPSLKLGPLTIEPFGIFVALGILLAARLLGRQAERQGLDPTPLADYAPWGVGVGVLVGHWVHLFFYHPEELAKSPFQILKVWDGLSSFGGLVGGIIAAIFFFRHRKLRFNDYADAFALGVAPGWAVARLGCFAVHDHPGVRTDFFMAVAFPNGPRHDLGMYDAMALFVISGILYALRDVPKMKGRLLPLLAILYAACRFSFDFLRATDMSYVDARYFGMTPAQYGCFALVAYGVWGLLRRRESSAPSSPPGNPVGAAR, via the coding sequence GTGATTCCCTATTGGCATGCCCCCTCCTTGAAGCTGGGGCCCCTCACCATCGAGCCCTTCGGCATCTTCGTCGCCCTGGGCATCCTGCTGGCCGCCCGGCTGCTAGGCCGCCAGGCCGAGCGCCAAGGGTTGGACCCGACGCCGCTCGCCGACTACGCCCCGTGGGGCGTGGGCGTGGGCGTGTTGGTGGGGCACTGGGTGCACCTGTTCTTCTACCACCCGGAGGAGCTGGCCAAGTCGCCGTTCCAGATTCTGAAGGTGTGGGATGGGCTGTCGTCGTTCGGCGGCCTGGTGGGCGGCATCATCGCGGCCATCTTCTTCTTCCGGCACCGCAAGCTGCGCTTCAACGACTACGCGGACGCGTTCGCCCTGGGCGTGGCGCCGGGCTGGGCGGTGGCGCGGCTGGGCTGCTTCGCGGTGCATGACCACCCGGGTGTGCGCACCGACTTCTTCATGGCGGTGGCGTTCCCCAACGGGCCTCGGCACGACCTGGGCATGTACGACGCGATGGCCCTGTTCGTCATCTCCGGCATCCTGTACGCCCTGCGCGACGTGCCGAAGATGAAGGGGCGGCTCTTGCCGCTGCTGGCGATTCTCTACGCCGCGTGCCGCTTCAGCTTCGACTTCCTGCGCGCCACGGACATGAGCTACGTGGACGCGCGCTACTTCGGCATGACGCCCGCGCAGTACGGCTGCTTCGCGCTGGTGGCCTACGGCGTGTGGGGTCTGCTGCGCCGCCGCGAGTCGAGCGCGCCGTCTTCGCCCCCGGGCAATCCGGTGGGCGCCGCGCGGTAG
- a CDS encoding sigma-70 family RNA polymerase sigma factor — MTDQAHGVWAEAAREHERYLWGLCYRMTGVAADADELVQETFARALTSPPRRQEDLRPWLTRVAVNLSRDALRRRRREAYVGPWLPSPLETGEEEEVAPSAEARLPGGGSTEGRYELLESVSYAFLLALEALTPKQRAVLLLRDVFDSTVREVADALDMSEVHVKVVHHRARAAMAAYNGARCLPTKELQERTRVALESFLGALVTRDVAAAEALLADDVRALSDGGGEVRAAQVPLVGPRQVMQFLTRLMVLRGPPLSVELQGLNGLPALAMTFAPDKDPMHATRGVFRVELGADGRIAHIHAVLTTRKLAGVRIPPPA, encoded by the coding sequence ATGACAGACCAGGCACACGGGGTATGGGCGGAGGCGGCGCGGGAGCATGAGCGCTACCTCTGGGGGCTGTGCTACCGCATGACGGGGGTGGCGGCGGACGCGGACGAACTGGTGCAGGAGACCTTCGCCCGCGCGCTGACGTCGCCTCCTCGGCGACAGGAGGACCTGCGCCCCTGGCTGACGCGGGTGGCGGTGAACCTGTCCCGAGACGCCCTGCGCCGGCGCAGGCGCGAGGCCTACGTGGGCCCGTGGCTTCCCTCTCCACTCGAGACGGGCGAGGAGGAGGAGGTGGCGCCCTCCGCGGAAGCGCGGCTGCCCGGAGGCGGCTCGACGGAGGGGCGCTACGAACTCCTGGAGAGTGTCTCCTATGCCTTCCTGCTGGCGCTGGAGGCCCTGACCCCCAAGCAGCGCGCGGTGCTGCTCCTGCGCGACGTGTTCGACTCCACCGTGCGCGAGGTCGCCGACGCGCTGGACATGAGCGAGGTCCACGTGAAGGTGGTGCACCACCGCGCCCGCGCGGCCATGGCGGCCTACAACGGCGCGCGGTGCCTGCCGACGAAGGAACTCCAGGAGCGCACGCGTGTCGCGCTGGAGAGCTTCCTGGGGGCGCTCGTGACTCGCGACGTGGCCGCGGCCGAGGCCCTGCTGGCCGACGACGTGCGCGCCCTGTCCGACGGTGGAGGCGAGGTGCGCGCCGCCCAGGTGCCGCTCGTGGGCCCACGCCAGGTGATGCAGTTCCTGACCCGGCTGATGGTGCTGCGAGGGCCGCCGCTCTCGGTGGAACTCCAGGGGCTCAACGGCCTGCCCGCCCTGGCCATGACCTTCGCACCGGACAAGGACCCGATGCACGCCACCCGCGGCGTGTTCCGCGTGGAGCTCGGAGCGGATGGACGCATCGCGCACATCCACGCGGTGCTCACCACGCGCAAGCTCGCGGGGGTACGGATTCCTCCGCCGGCGTGA